Below is a window of Desmonostoc muscorum LEGE 12446 DNA.
TTTCTCCGTTTAATCAAGCGTCCTCCTTTGTCTGAGGAAACGGTGAAATTAGTAGTTTTATCTCCTTTACTCAATTTGGCTGGTTTTTATGATGAGCCTTTTTATATAAGAGGCGAACAATCAATAGAAATTTCTGCCGAAGATGAAGGAGAAATTATTAGAGGTAGAATTGATATTTTAGTTATTCAAGAACAATTCTGGTTGTTAGTAATTGAATCTAAAAGATCTAGCTTTTCTCTTTTAGAAGCCATACCTCAAGCACTTGTTTATATGCTGGCTAGTCCTAGTCAAGACAAACCTACTTTTGGATTAGTAACAAATGGTAGTAATTTTATTTTCCTGAAACTTACCAACGAAAATCAGCTAAAGTATGCTTTGTCTGATGAATTTACACTTTTGAAACGAAAAAGTGAATTGTATCAGGTTCTAAGTGTATTAAAAAAGTTGAGTCAAATTTTGAGTTAATAATTATGTCTATTCGCCCTATCTACCTTGATTGCCACGCTACTACACCTGTAGATGAACGGGTAGTAGCAGCGATGCTCCCCTATTTTACAGAACACTTTGGCAACCCAGCCAGTATTAGTCATGTTTACGGTTGGGAAGCGGAAGCTGCTGTCAAACAAACGCGAGAAATCTTAGCAGCGGCAATTAACGCGACTCCCGAAGAAATTGTTTTCACCAGTGGTGCAACAGAAGCGAATAATTTAGCTATTAAAGGTGTTGCCGAAGCTTATTTTAAAAAAGGTCAGCATATTATTACTGTTGCGACTGAACATAGTGCTGTTCTTGACCCTTGTAATTATTTAAAA
It encodes the following:
- a CDS encoding type I restriction endonuclease gives rise to the protein MVQFIQAQNIGLAYLEERFSLQLAEEEAFFTEWFENLPEITDLEKQDLDKVKLHFLRLIKRPPLSEETVKLVVLSPLLNLAGFYDEPFYIRGEQSIEISAEDEGEIIRGRIDILVIQEQFWLLVIESKRSSFSLLEAIPQALVYMLASPSQDKPTFGLVTNGSNFIFLKLTNENQLKYALSDEFTLLKRKSELYQVLSVLKKLSQILS